The proteins below are encoded in one region of Neisseria bacilliformis:
- a CDS encoding beta-class carbonic anhydrase, whose translation MSDTLKEILEFNNNFVESGEYAQFFSGKYPERGLAILSCMDTRLSELLPRALGLKNGDAKLIKNAGAVVSHPWGSVMRSLLVAVYELRVSEIMVIAHHDCGMRGMNPAEFLAHTEAFGIPADRIDTLRNAGINLDNWLTGFTNVEDSVRHTVQTIRRHPLMPANIAIHGLVIHPTTGKLTPVTDDPGHGAQNP comes from the coding sequence ATGAGCGACACCCTCAAAGAAATCCTCGAATTCAACAACAACTTCGTCGAATCCGGCGAATACGCCCAATTTTTCAGCGGCAAATACCCCGAACGCGGCCTCGCCATCCTCTCCTGCATGGACACCCGCCTCTCCGAACTCCTCCCCCGCGCCCTCGGCCTCAAAAACGGCGACGCCAAACTCATCAAAAACGCCGGCGCAGTCGTCTCCCACCCCTGGGGCTCCGTCATGCGCAGCCTGCTCGTCGCCGTGTACGAGCTGCGCGTAAGCGAAATCATGGTCATCGCCCACCACGACTGCGGCATGCGCGGCATGAACCCCGCCGAATTCCTCGCCCACACCGAAGCCTTCGGCATCCCCGCCGACCGCATCGACACCCTGCGCAACGCCGGCATCAACCTCGACAACTGGCTCACCGGCTTCACCAACGTCGAAGACAGCGTCCGCCACACCGTCCAAACCATCCGCCGCCACCCCCTCATGCCCGCCAACATCGCCATCCACGGCCTCGTCATCCACCCCACCACCGGCAAACTCACCCCCGTAACCGACGACCCCGGCCACGGAGCGCAAAACCCATGA
- the nadD gene encoding nicotinate-nucleotide adenylyltransferase gives MNRRIGLFGGTFDPPHLGHTRIARAFADQLALDTVIFLPAGDPYHKTAPRAPAADRLAMTRAAAAADPRFAVSDLDIVRSGATYTADTVRIFRQHYPAAALWWLVGADSLAALHTWKDWQTLVRQTGIAAAPRNGFTPTALPQPLHHWAAQALADGSLHLLSAPPDNISSTDIRGRLKTGKSTAGLLDPAVAAYIRRHGLYTDDTDTP, from the coding sequence ATGAACCGCCGCATCGGCCTTTTCGGCGGCACCTTCGACCCCCCCCACCTCGGCCACACCCGCATCGCCCGCGCCTTCGCCGACCAACTCGCCCTCGACACCGTCATCTTTCTCCCCGCCGGCGACCCCTACCACAAAACCGCCCCCCGCGCCCCCGCCGCCGACCGCCTCGCCATGACCCGGGCCGCCGCAGCCGCCGACCCCCGCTTCGCCGTCTCCGACCTCGACATCGTCCGCAGCGGCGCAACCTACACCGCCGACACCGTCCGCATCTTCCGCCAGCACTACCCCGCCGCCGCCCTCTGGTGGCTCGTCGGCGCAGACAGCCTCGCCGCCCTGCACACCTGGAAAGACTGGCAGACCCTCGTGCGCCAAACCGGCATCGCCGCCGCCCCCCGCAACGGCTTCACCCCCACCGCCCTGCCCCAGCCGCTGCACCACTGGGCGGCGCAGGCACTCGCCGACGGCAGCCTGCACCTCCTGTCCGCCCCGCCCGACAACATCAGCTCCACCGACATCAGAGGCCGTCTGAAAACCGGGAAAAGCACCGCCGGCCTGCTCGACCCCGCCGTTGCCGCCTACATCCGCCGCCACGGCCTGTACACCGATGACACCGACACGCCGTGA
- a CDS encoding outer membrane protein assembly factor BamE: MKNTQFLKTGAALAAACLLAACATKSKITAEGTTDNPVFPKPYSLTFNKDRGTFPTYDELDKMRPGLTKDDIYKILGRPHYDEGMYGVREWDYLFHFYTPGVGVDPDNTSGVDGITTCQYKVIFDKHKFARSFHWNPVFPQGAVCPPPQPEPPKAEPQVIIREVEAAPAKKIRQ, from the coding sequence ATGAAAAATACACAATTTCTGAAAACGGGCGCGGCACTGGCCGCCGCCTGCCTCCTGGCTGCCTGCGCCACCAAAAGCAAAATTACCGCCGAGGGCACGACCGACAACCCCGTGTTCCCCAAACCCTATTCCCTCACCTTCAACAAAGACCGGGGCACCTTCCCCACCTATGACGAGCTGGACAAAATGCGCCCCGGTCTGACCAAAGACGACATCTACAAAATCCTCGGCCGCCCGCACTACGACGAAGGCATGTACGGCGTGCGCGAATGGGACTACCTCTTCCACTTCTACACCCCCGGTGTCGGCGTCGATCCCGACAACACCTCCGGCGTGGACGGCATCACCACCTGCCAGTACAAAGTGATTTTCGACAAACACAAATTCGCCCGCAGCTTCCACTGGAATCCCGTATTCCCGCAAGGCGCGGTCTGCCCGCCGCCGCAGCCCGAGCCGCCCAAAGCCGAGCCGCAGGTCATCATCCGCGAAGTCGAAGCCGCCCCGGCGAAAAAAATCCGCCAGTAA
- a CDS encoding ESPR-type extended signal peptide-containing protein, with protein sequence MNKIYRTVYNETTNTWTAVAEIAKAKGKSKSSKTAIASVAVAGALLSSAAVQAEGLKWGNGATAEGDESIAMGVNSTAKSKYTITLGARAKNETNGEAAVIIGNDAKAIADVNASTAANTMGQQVAIGEASVANSQSVALGAQTYATGQASIAIGGDDLGNNDSKTSAGKYTGADAWRNYAGQPITVEGVTTKDASDPAIGFTSTTASGRGSIALGHMGQSTGKASVAIGADSHAEADGAIAAGMVSQATGAAAVAVGVGAQAKKDHATAIGLKAVASETNSFAAGTNAQASKTGATAVGVDSNALAEHSIAIGSNAKVSQTAPTTTQNTKGVSDASIAIGQTSYAEGLAAVAVGAKTKAIEHAVAIGTETKAEGLSAVAIGSNSQATTTNSVAVGTTSKASGANATALGQATQALGQSSVAVGDGAVSTAAGWGTAVGNSSEARYGASAYGHLAKATGEKSVAIGDSANGAGNNAVAVGNTAAGQGENAVAIGNTAAASASNGIAVGNNAKAKAVAAVAIGASAGLTSDETTKNTNTRAVMIGVSAGHSARDINDSVLIGWEAGKDLGKANQSSSNNIGLGARALSGANGSTNVALATQAGLGATGNNNFFGQVNAGSYVTGDNNVAIGKNALKGTDAAKLTVSDAVALGTDATANKDKAVALGAGASTATEAKQISTATVGSTTYGGFVGKVNATGYQVSVGAKDAERQLKHVAPGEISSTSTDAINGSQLYSVASGLQTQIANISSSGGNVHFYHVNGASTDNNYNNDGATGAKAMAAGINAKAKGASSIAIGNATVEKESTANGAGTAKTESEGAIAIGDTSYAAGTHAIAMGQARAEQKDSIAVGSNARSTAEYTVAIGQNAVSSKQNAISIGSSSNTAADNSIAIGSNSSTSSNGSVALGHGSQATRDAINATAVKATSTAAVAQNQVYALDAASNTDKNNIAATVKGASGAVSVGTQQDTRQIINVAAGTEDSDAVNVAQLKSVANLVKNTTPTKVAPATGSKITVNNKGTATAPDYELDLSADAKTSLNKADTAMQNFKVATVPSKGGTQTAGENVGNGETLTFEAGDNVSISQTGKKITINATGSGASKVEAATNSPITVGGTGTATDPYKVGVSTVALTHTARGVVNTPAATDAGKLVTAGEIAKAINNSGFIATSGKSGTGQVSGTSEELVNPGDIVKFTAGNGIKIEQNKGEFTISNIAGGASGTPSVVEAATNNPITVGGTGTAADPYKVGVSTVALTNSATGTVNAPNATDSGKLVTAGEVAKAINGSGFTLKTSAVSGEGEKDAASTTDEIVNPGDAVEMIAGKNLKVKQSADGKVTYSTKDAVQFNTVTVGGVSIDQNNGINAGSKKITNVAAGSVSATSRDAVNGSQLYAVANNPLTFAGDSGTNVERKLGSTVNVKGGVTDAAKLSDNNIGVVANGTDGLNVKLAKELKDLTSAEFKDAAGNVTKVGGNGVTITPKAAGKKPVSLTSNGLNNGGNTVTGVGSALNLYPAGTPKTAGLLDLSNLSADQKASAATAGDLANMGWVVSSDKTTGNESQAFSGQVKNAGEVEFVGTGAANVSAKTVNGKHTVTVGVDSASIADSIAQPVVYTKADGSKAYKRGNKFYDAQTGGNEIQPADVIASMNNAAGSTTAPMTLANVKDNLKDAANGKAVSTLAGGSRADLTKGKGGSNAATVNDVLNAGFTVQGNGVAKDFVTHGDTVNFANGQGTVAKVESKDGVTKVSFDTPMQYVDNTGRASTDPTNTVSLVGKDSGKPVQVKNVAAGTLSNTSTDAVNGSQLYAVANNPLTFAGDSGTNVERKLGSTVNVKGGVTDAAKLSDNNIGVVANGTDGLNVKLAKELKDLTSAEFKDAAGNVTKVGGNGVTITPKAAGKKPVSLTSNGLNNGGNTVTGVGSALNLYPAGTPKTAGLLDLSNLSADQKASAATAGDLANMGWVVSSDKTTGNESQAFSGQVKNAGEVEFVGTGAANVSAKTVNGKHTVTVGVDSASIADSIAQPVVYTKADGSKAYKRGNKFYDAQTGGNEIQPADVIASMNNAAGSTTAPMTLANVKDNLKDAANGKAVSTLAGGSRADLTKGKGGSNAATVNDVLNAGFTVQGNGVAKDFVTHGDTVNFANGQGTVAKVESKDGVTKVSFDTPMQYVDNTGRASTDPTNTVSLVGKDSGKPVQVKNVAAGTLSNTSTDAVNGSQLYAVANNPLTFAGDSGTNVERKLGSTVNVKGGVTDAAKLSDNNIGVVANGTDGLNVKLAKELKDLTSAEFKDAAGNVTKVGGNGVTITPKAAGKKPVSLTSNGLNNGGNRITNVAPGTADTDAVNVSQLNQAAAKAANKVEAGSNIVVTPTQNKDGSTTYKVATANDLKANSFTAGGVSLSAKGINAGNKAITNVAAGVNNTDAANVGQVKAAKTEVKAGTNIASVVETKGSNGQSIYTVNADGASVSAGSTALTVTKGRKNANNVTDYAVDLSAKTKADIAKGAAAKDALDTKGLTFTGDTGTTGVKKLGSQVAVTGDSNITTKADASGVNVALKRDLNVDSVTAGNTTVNNGGVTIKSPTTGNPNNTVNLTANGLSNGGKQITNVASGLNGRTVAQIKAEGSKAAEWNNAATVGDLTQVENNVTNISNNYSKTLGGDNNQYVDNTGKLTPAGKVALKTYNVSGQKEYVNNSVISAIKNMNEQGIKFFHVNDGQTQIDQATNTEDSSASGRYAVAIGYQAKGNGVDAVAMGSQSVASGQNGIAIGKGAQATGKNSISIGTGNKVSGANSGAFGDPTIMDGANSYSVGNNNTVATDNTFVLGNNVTATKANSAFLGNKSGSFSQTGSTTDATTGVHKAVSGSSNYTYLGANDANVAGVSDTVGIVSVGNASETRQVQGVAAGVISATSTDAINGSQLYYTNQAINQNINNQVVNMGNQLNQKIDDVAADSKAGTAAAMAVAGLPQAYLPGKSMMAVGGSVYRGASGYAIGYSSISDGGNWIIKGTVTGNSRGHVGGTAAVGYQW encoded by the coding sequence ATGAACAAAATCTATCGTACTGTTTACAATGAAACGACCAACACATGGACGGCCGTGGCCGAAATTGCCAAGGCGAAAGGGAAGTCCAAATCCAGTAAAACCGCCATAGCGAGTGTTGCCGTGGCCGGTGCACTGCTTTCCTCTGCCGCCGTGCAGGCAGAAGGGCTTAAATGGGGAAACGGTGCGACCGCAGAAGGCGACGAATCCATCGCCATGGGCGTGAACAGCACGGCCAAAAGCAAGTACACAATCACATTGGGAGCGAGAGCGAAAAACGAAACCAACGGCGAAGCTGCCGTTATCATTGGTAACGATGCCAAGGCAATAGCGGATGTAAACGCCAGCACTGCGGCAAATACAATGGGTCAGCAGGTTGCCATCGGTGAGGCAAGCGTCGCCAACAGCCAATCCGTCGCGCTGGGTGCGCAAACCTATGCGACCGGACAGGCTTCGATTGCCATCGGTGGCGACGATTTGGGTAATAACGACAGTAAAACGTCCGCCGGAAAATATACCGGGGCAGATGCATGGCGCAATTACGCCGGTCAGCCGATTACTGTGGAAGGCGTTACCACCAAAGACGCTTCCGACCCCGCAATCGGCTTTACCAGTACCACGGCAAGCGGACGCGGTTCGATTGCTTTGGGTCATATGGGGCAGTCCACCGGCAAAGCCTCCGTTGCAATCGGTGCGGATTCCCACGCGGAAGCCGACGGTGCAATTGCCGCAGGCATGGTGTCGCAGGCCACAGGCGCGGCCGCAGTGGCGGTCGGTGTCGGTGCGCAGGCTAAAAAAGACCATGCAACGGCCATCGGCCTGAAAGCAGTGGCTTCCGAGACCAATTCGTTTGCGGCAGGAACTAATGCGCAAGCGTCAAAAACCGGCGCAACTGCCGTCGGCGTGGACAGCAATGCGTTGGCAGAGCATTCCATCGCCATCGGCAGCAATGCGAAAGTCAGCCAGACCGCGCCGACAACCACTCAAAACACCAAAGGCGTTTCCGACGCATCCATCGCCATCGGCCAGACTTCGTATGCCGAAGGTTTGGCAGCCGTTGCCGTCGGTGCGAAAACCAAGGCAATCGAACATGCCGTAGCCATCGGCACGGAAACCAAGGCCGAAGGTCTGAGTGCCGTGGCCATCGGCTCGAACAGCCAGGCAACCACTACCAACTCCGTCGCCGTTGGTACGACCAGTAAGGCTTCGGGTGCAAATGCAACCGCGCTGGGTCAGGCGACACAGGCATTGGGTCAGTCGTCCGTTGCCGTCGGCGACGGTGCTGTTTCCACAGCGGCCGGCTGGGGTACGGCTGTCGGCAATTCGTCCGAAGCGCGTTACGGTGCGTCTGCTTACGGCCATCTGGCCAAAGCCACTGGCGAGAAAAGCGTAGCCATCGGCGACAGTGCCAACGGTGCGGGAAACAATGCCGTGGCCGTCGGCAATACCGCCGCCGGACAAGGTGAAAATGCCGTGGCAATCGGCAATACCGCCGCCGCATCCGCCTCTAACGGCATCGCGGTCGGCAACAATGCCAAAGCGAAAGCTGTCGCTGCGGTTGCCATTGGCGCAAGCGCAGGTCTGACTTCCGACGAAACCACCAAAAACACCAACACCCGCGCCGTTATGATCGGTGTCAGTGCAGGTCATAGCGCACGCGATATTAACGATTCCGTGTTGATCGGCTGGGAAGCCGGTAAAGATTTAGGCAAAGCCAACCAGTCCAGCAGCAACAATATCGGTTTGGGTGCGCGCGCGTTGTCGGGTGCAAACGGCAGTACCAACGTTGCCTTGGCAACCCAGGCCGGATTGGGCGCAACCGGCAACAACAACTTCTTCGGTCAAGTAAACGCAGGTTCATACGTAACCGGCGACAACAACGTTGCCATCGGCAAAAACGCCTTGAAAGGCACGGATGCGGCCAAGCTCACCGTCAGCGATGCCGTTGCATTGGGTACGGACGCTACGGCAAACAAAGACAAAGCCGTCGCTTTGGGTGCAGGCGCAAGCACGGCCACCGAAGCCAAACAAATCAGCACGGCCACTGTCGGCTCGACCACTTACGGCGGCTTTGTCGGCAAAGTAAACGCCACCGGCTACCAAGTCTCCGTCGGCGCGAAAGATGCCGAACGCCAGCTCAAACACGTTGCCCCGGGCGAAATCTCCTCCACCAGCACCGATGCCATCAACGGCAGCCAGCTTTACAGCGTGGCCAGCGGCCTGCAAACGCAGATTGCCAACATCTCTTCTTCCGGCGGCAATGTACATTTCTATCATGTAAACGGCGCATCTACCGACAACAACTACAACAACGACGGCGCGACCGGCGCGAAGGCGATGGCCGCAGGCATCAATGCCAAAGCCAAGGGCGCAAGCTCGATTGCCATCGGTAATGCAACCGTTGAAAAGGAATCCACTGCCAACGGCGCGGGGACAGCCAAAACCGAATCCGAAGGTGCGATTGCCATCGGCGATACTTCCTATGCCGCCGGCACACATGCGATTGCCATGGGACAGGCACGCGCCGAGCAGAAGGATTCCATTGCCGTAGGCTCGAATGCCCGCTCCACCGCCGAATACACCGTCGCCATCGGTCAAAACGCGGTATCCTCGAAACAAAATGCCATTTCCATCGGCAGCAGCTCCAATACCGCAGCCGACAACAGCATCGCCATCGGCAGCAACAGCTCCACATCATCCAACGGCTCGGTAGCCTTGGGTCACGGCTCGCAGGCAACCCGCGACGCCATCAATGCGACTGCCGTCAAAGCTACGTCCACTGCCGCTGTGGCGCAGAACCAGGTTTATGCTTTGGATGCGGCCAGCAATACCGATAAAAACAACATCGCCGCTACGGTTAAAGGCGCGTCCGGCGCGGTTTCCGTCGGTACGCAGCAGGATACCCGCCAAATCATCAACGTGGCCGCCGGTACGGAAGACTCCGATGCGGTAAACGTGGCGCAGTTGAAATCCGTCGCCAATCTGGTGAAAAACACCACGCCGACCAAAGTCGCCCCGGCAACAGGCAGCAAAATCACAGTTAACAACAAAGGCACGGCCACCGCGCCCGATTATGAATTGGATCTGTCCGCAGATGCCAAAACCAGCCTGAACAAAGCCGATACGGCGATGCAGAACTTCAAAGTCGCCACCGTTCCGAGCAAAGGCGGTACACAGACTGCCGGAGAGAACGTAGGCAACGGCGAAACCCTGACTTTTGAAGCCGGCGACAATGTCAGCATCAGCCAAACCGGCAAAAAAATCACTATCAATGCCACAGGCTCAGGCGCAAGCAAAGTCGAAGCCGCAACAAACAGCCCGATTACCGTGGGCGGCACAGGCACAGCCACCGATCCTTATAAAGTCGGTGTAAGCACTGTCGCGCTGACCCATACTGCACGCGGCGTGGTCAACACGCCGGCTGCAACCGACGCAGGCAAGCTGGTTACCGCCGGCGAAATCGCCAAAGCCATTAATAATTCCGGCTTCATCGCCACTTCCGGCAAGAGCGGAACGGGTCAGGTGAGCGGTACGAGCGAAGAGCTTGTAAACCCCGGTGATATCGTGAAATTTACTGCGGGCAACGGCATTAAAATCGAACAAAACAAGGGTGAGTTCACCATCAGCAATATCGCCGGCGGTGCTTCCGGTACGCCCAGCGTAGTTGAAGCGGCAACCAACAACCCGATTACCGTGGGCGGTACAGGTACGGCCGCCGATCCGTACAAAGTCGGCGTAAGCACCGTTGCATTGACCAACTCGGCAACCGGTACGGTTAATGCGCCGAATGCGACCGACTCAGGCAAACTGGTTACCGCCGGCGAAGTTGCCAAAGCCATCAACGGCAGCGGCTTCACGCTGAAAACTTCCGCAGTCAGTGGCGAGGGTGAAAAAGATGCCGCATCAACCACCGATGAAATCGTCAACCCCGGCGATGCCGTGGAAATGATTGCCGGCAAAAACCTGAAAGTGAAACAGTCTGCCGACGGAAAAGTAACCTACTCGACCAAAGACGCGGTTCAGTTTAATACCGTAACTGTCGGTGGTGTCAGCATTGACCAGAATAACGGCATCAATGCGGGCAGCAAAAAAATCACCAATGTTGCAGCAGGATCGGTCAGTGCAACGAGTCGCGATGCCGTAAACGGCAGCCAGCTGTACGCCGTTGCCAACAACCCGCTGACCTTCGCAGGCGACAGCGGCACGAACGTTGAACGCAAACTGGGCAGCACCGTGAACGTCAAAGGCGGCGTAACCGACGCGGCCAAACTGAGCGACAACAACATCGGCGTAGTAGCCAACGGCACAGACGGGTTGAACGTCAAACTGGCCAAAGAGCTCAAAGACCTGACCAGCGCCGAGTTCAAAGACGCTGCGGGCAACGTGACCAAAGTTGGCGGCAACGGCGTTACCATCACGCCGAAAGCTGCGGGCAAGAAACCGGTGAGCCTGACTTCAAACGGCCTCAACAACGGCGGCAACACCGTTACCGGCGTAGGTTCCGCACTGAACCTCTACCCTGCCGGTACACCCAAAACAGCCGGACTGCTCGACCTCTCCAACCTGAGTGCCGACCAGAAAGCCAGCGCGGCCACCGCAGGCGATCTGGCCAACATGGGCTGGGTAGTCAGCTCCGACAAAACCACTGGTAACGAAAGCCAGGCATTCAGCGGCCAGGTTAAAAACGCAGGCGAAGTCGAATTTGTCGGCACAGGCGCGGCCAACGTCTCCGCCAAAACCGTCAACGGCAAACACACCGTAACCGTCGGCGTAGACAGCGCCAGCATTGCCGACAGCATTGCCCAGCCCGTCGTCTACACCAAAGCCGACGGCAGCAAAGCCTACAAACGCGGCAACAAATTCTACGACGCGCAAACCGGCGGCAACGAAATCCAACCCGCCGACGTCATCGCCTCCATGAACAACGCCGCGGGCAGCACCACCGCCCCGATGACCCTTGCCAACGTCAAAGACAACCTCAAAGACGCAGCCAACGGCAAAGCGGTCAGCACACTGGCAGGCGGCAGCCGTGCCGACCTGACCAAAGGCAAAGGCGGCAGCAATGCGGCGACCGTCAACGACGTACTCAACGCAGGCTTCACCGTCCAAGGCAACGGCGTAGCGAAAGACTTCGTAACCCACGGCGACACCGTCAACTTCGCCAACGGCCAAGGCACAGTCGCCAAAGTCGAAAGCAAAGACGGCGTAACCAAAGTCAGCTTCGACACCCCGATGCAGTACGTTGACAACACCGGCAGAGCCAGCACCGATCCGACCAACACCGTCAGCCTCGTCGGCAAAGACAGCGGCAAACCCGTACAGGTTAAAAACGTCGCAGCCGGCACACTGAGCAACACCAGCACCGATGCCGTAAACGGCAGCCAGCTGTACGCCGTTGCCAACAACCCGCTGACCTTCGCAGGCGACAGCGGCACGAACGTTGAACGCAAACTGGGCAGCACCGTGAACGTCAAAGGCGGCGTAACCGACGCGGCCAAACTGAGCGACAACAACATCGGCGTAGTAGCCAACGGCACAGACGGGTTGAACGTCAAACTGGCCAAAGAGCTCAAAGACCTGACCAGCGCCGAGTTCAAAGACGCTGCGGGCAACGTGACCAAAGTTGGCGGCAACGGCGTTACCATCACGCCGAAAGCTGCGGGCAAGAAACCGGTGAGCCTGACTTCAAACGGCCTCAACAACGGCGGCAACACCGTTACCGGCGTAGGTTCCGCACTGAACCTCTACCCTGCCGGTACACCCAAAACAGCCGGACTGCTCGACCTCTCCAACCTGAGTGCCGACCAGAAAGCCAGCGCGGCCACCGCAGGCGATCTGGCCAACATGGGCTGGGTAGTCAGCTCCGACAAAACCACTGGTAACGAAAGCCAGGCATTCAGCGGCCAGGTTAAAAACGCAGGCGAAGTCGAATTTGTCGGCACAGGCGCGGCCAACGTCTCCGCCAAAACCGTCAACGGCAAACACACCGTAACCGTCGGCGTAGACAGCGCCAGCATTGCCGACAGCATTGCCCAGCCCGTCGTCTACACCAAAGCCGACGGCAGCAAAGCCTACAAACGCGGCAACAAATTCTACGACGCGCAAACCGGCGGCAACGAAATCCAACCCGCCGACGTCATCGCCTCCATGAACAACGCCGCGGGCAGCACCACCGCCCCGATGACCCTTGCCAACGTCAAAGACAACCTCAAAGACGCAGCCAACGGCAAAGCGGTCAGCACACTGGCAGGCGGCAGCCGTGCCGACCTGACCAAAGGCAAAGGCGGCAGCAATGCGGCGACCGTCAACGACGTACTCAACGCAGGCTTCACCGTCCAAGGCAACGGCGTAGCGAAAGACTTCGTAACCCACGGCGACACCGTCAACTTCGCCAACGGCCAAGGCACAGTCGCCAAAGTCGAAAGCAAAGACGGCGTAACCAAAGTCAGCTTCGACACCCCGATGCAGTACGTTGACAACACCGGCAGAGCCAGCACCGATCCGACCAACACCGTCAGCCTCGTCGGCAAAGACAGCGGCAAACCCGTACAGGTTAAAAACGTCGCAGCCGGCACACTGAGCAACACCAGCACCGATGCCGTAAACGGCAGCCAGCTGTACGCCGTTGCCAACAACCCGCTGACCTTCGCAGGCGACAGCGGCACGAACGTTGAACGCAAACTGGGCAGCACCGTGAACGTCAAAGGCGGCGTAACTGACGCGGCCAAACTGAGCGACAACAACATCGGCGTAGTAGCCAACGGCACAGACGGGTTGAACGTCAAACTGGCCAAAGAGCTCAAAGACCTGACCAGCGCCGAGTTCAAAGACGCTGCGGGCAACGTGACCAAAGTTGGCGGCAACGGCGTTACCATCACGCCGAAAGCTGCGGGCAAGAAACCGGTGAGCCTGACTTCAAACGGCCTCAACAACGGCGGCAACAGAATCACCAATGTTGCGCCGGGCACAGCCGATACCGATGCAGTCAACGTTTCCCAGTTGAACCAGGCGGCAGCGAAAGCGGCCAACAAAGTTGAAGCGGGCAGCAACATTGTCGTTACCCCGACTCAGAACAAAGACGGCAGCACCACTTACAAAGTGGCCACCGCCAACGATCTGAAAGCCAACAGCTTCACTGCGGGCGGCGTATCGCTTTCTGCCAAAGGCATCAACGCTGGCAACAAAGCCATCACCAACGTTGCCGCCGGTGTGAACAACACCGACGCAGCCAACGTCGGCCAGGTGAAAGCGGCGAAAACCGAAGTCAAAGCCGGCACCAATATTGCTAGCGTTGTGGAAACCAAAGGCAGCAACGGCCAAAGCATTTACACCGTGAATGCCGACGGGGCGAGCGTTTCGGCCGGCTCTACCGCCCTCACCGTTACCAAAGGCAGGAAAAACGCCAACAACGTAACCGACTACGCCGTGGATCTGTCGGCCAAAACCAAAGCCGACATCGCCAAAGGTGCGGCCGCGAAAGACGCGCTGGACACCAAAGGCCTGACCTTCACCGGCGACACCGGCACAACCGGCGTGAAAAAACTGGGCAGCCAGGTAGCCGTAACCGGCGACAGCAACATCACCACCAAAGCCGACGCTTCGGGTGTGAATGTCGCCCTCAAACGCGATCTGAACGTGGACAGCGTTACCGCCGGCAACACCACCGTGAACAACGGCGGCGTTACCATCAAATCGCCGACCACCGGTAATCCGAACAACACCGTGAACCTGACCGCAAACGGTCTGAGCAACGGCGGCAAGCAGATTACCAATGTTGCCAGCGGTTTGAACGGCAGAACCGTCGCCCAGATCAAAGCCGAAGGCAGCAAGGCGGCAGAATGGAACAATGCGGCGACCGTTGGCGACTTGACCCAGGTTGAAAACAACGTAACCAATATTTCCAACAATTACAGCAAAACCCTCGGCGGCGACAACAACCAGTATGTCGACAACACCGGCAAGCTGACCCCCGCCGGCAAAGTTGCCCTAAAAACCTACAACGTTTCCGGACAAAAAGAGTACGTCAACAACTCGGTCATTTCCGCCATCAAAAACATGAACGAACAAGGCATCAAGTTCTTCCATGTGAACGACGGACAAACCCAGATCGACCAGGCCACCAACACCGAGGATTCCAGCGCGTCCGGCAGATACGCCGTTGCTATCGGCTACCAGGCCAAAGGCAACGGTGTGGATGCCGTAGCGATGGGCAGCCAGTCTGTGGCTTCCGGCCAGAACGGCATCGCCATCGGCAAAGGCGCGCAGGCAACCGGCAAGAATTCCATCTCCATCGGTACAGGCAACAAGGTATCGGGAGCGAATTCCGGCGCGTTCGGCGACCCGACCATTATGGACGGAGCCAACAGCTACAGCGTCGGTAACAACAACACCGTCGCCACAGACAACACCTTTGTCTTGGGCAACAACGTTACCGCCACCAAAGCCAACTCCGCGTTCTTGGGCAACAAGTCGGGCAGCTTCTCGCAAACCGGCTCGACCACCGACGCAACCACCGGCGTACATAAAGCCGTATCCGGCAGCAGCAACTACACCTACCTGGGTGCGAACGACGCCAATGTTGCGGGCGTAAGCGACACAGTCGGCATCGTCAGCGTCGGCAACGCAAGCGAAACCCGCCAGGTACAAGGCGTGGCCGCAGGCGTGATTTCCGCCACCAGCACCGACGCCATCAACGGCAGCCAGCTGTACTACACCAACCAGGCCATCAACCAAAACATCAACAACCAAGTGGTCAACATGGGCAACCAGTTGAACCAGAAAATTGACGATGTGGCGGCCGACTCCAAAGCCGGAACGGCTGCGGCGATGGCAGTGGCCGGTCTGCCTCAAGCCTACCTGCCCGGTAAGAGCATGATGGCCGTCGGCGGCAGCGTGTACCGCGGCGCAAGCGGTTACGCCATCGGCTACTCCAGCATTTCCGACGGCGGAAACTGGATCATCAAAGGCACCGTAACCGGCAACTCGCGCGGCCATGTCGGCGGCACCGCTGCCGTAGGCTACCAGTGGTAA